The genomic window AAAATAATTGTACCGTTCACTTTATGGTGAATGAAGAAGATATGAATGAGCTTAACCGAAGATTTGCATTGACCAGTTTCAAGAGTAAAAGAGAGTTTTACCGAAATAGTATTTTCAAGAATAAAATTATCAGTATTGATATATCAGGAGCTTTTAGAAAAGAACTAAGAGAACTATCTTCTCTTGTAAGTCGTAATTCAGCTAACTTAAATCAGATAGCCAAAGTGGTAAACAGCACAGGAGTTATTTACAAAGATGATATGGAAAGCATTAAGAAAACTTTGCAAGTGGAACTACTTTTTCTATCAGAATTTAGATAAAAAGTTTCCGACTATATTATTA from Streptobacillus felis includes these protein-coding regions:
- a CDS encoding plasmid mobilization relaxosome protein MobC, encoding NNCTVHFMVNEEDMNELNRRFALTSFKSKREFYRNSIFKNKIISIDISGAFRKELRELSSLVSRNSANLNQIAKVVNSTGVIYKDDMESIKKTLQVELLFLSEFR